ATTTACTCCCACGTGGCCGGATGGGCCGATGTCCAGAAGCAGGTTCCCATCACGCCAGAGACCCCTTTTTGCATTGGATCCATCACCAAAACCATGGTGGCCCTGTGCATCATGCAGTTGGTCGAGGGTGGAAAAATCAAACTGGATGATCCGGTGGAACAGCACCTCAAAAGCATCCAGATTCACAGCCCTTTTGTGAACAACCCCATTCGCATCCGGCACCTGTTGACCCACACCTCTGGATTGGGTTATTTCCGCAGTTTGACAGACCTGCTTTTGCCTGCAGGCGCTTTGGGAAGCCTCAAGGATGCCCCTCCCCTGCCTGAGTACTACCGCAAAGGCCTGACCCCCATTTATCCCCCAGAGGACCGCTGGAGTTACTGCAACCATGCCTTTGCACTGCTCGGGCAACTGGTGGAAGATGTGACCGGGCAACCTTTCTCTGAAGTGTTGATTCAAAGGGTGTTGCTTTCTGCAGGCATGCAAAATCCTGCATATGGAAGGCCAGAGAAACGTGCCTTGCCACACCTCCAGAAAAAACAAGGTTTTAAAGCTGCACCTGATCTGGACATCGTGGTGAAACCCGCCGGAGCGGTGTTTGCAAACCTGAATGACATGGTGGCTTATGCCCAGAGCCTGCTTGTCTTCTCTCCTGCCCTGCTGAAACCCGAGTCGTTCAAAGAGGTGTTCCAGAGGCACCATCAGGTCCATCCAGACCTGATGGGCATGGGACTGGGTTTTCTGATCGAAAATCAAGGAGGGCATGAAGTGTATTCCCACTCTGGAGGCTGGATCGGCTACAACAGCAACCTGTTTGTGTGTCCAGAAAAAGGGCTGGCGGTGGTGGTGATGGCCAATTCTGCATCTCCTGAAGTGCAAACCCTGCCCCTGAAATTTTTACAGGAAGCTCTGGGACAACCTGAACCTCAAGAAACCCGCTTGCCCCTGTCCAGTTTGAAGTTTGCCCGCAGTTATGCAGAACAGGTGCGTGGCGTGGAAAAACCTCTGGTTTTCCTGTCTCAACCCGGAGGTTTGAAACTGCGTTTCCAGAATGGAAAGTTGCTGATTCACACCCTGACTGGACCATGGCGCCGGGGGGTAAACTTGAAACCTCTGGGCCAGAATGTGTTTGAAATCGAAGATCCCGAGCAACCCCTGAAGTGCGCTCTGGAAGTGCAGGGAAATCGGGTGACAGCCCTTTGTTTGGGTCTGAACCGCTTGCAGGGCCATTTCTGACCTTTTTTGCAAATGGGCCTTTGCAATGCAAAACAGACATCCTCTCACAGTCCTCAGTTAAGCTGATGGCGTCATGCGACTGATTCTGACTCTGGCTTTCTCACACCTGCGCCGCAGGCGCACCCAGAATGCCCTGACCCTTGTGGGCATTGCTGTGGGGGTCATGGTGCTGGTGACGGCCCTCTCACTGACCAATGGATTCACCCAATCCCTGATTGATGCCACCTTGAAAACCATCCCACACATTGCCCTGGTGGGCAGCAAACCCGAGCGCAATCTGGAGCTGGAAAAAGCCCTTGAAGCCAACCCCAAAGTTCAGGCTTTCAGTGCATTTGCTGCAGACAAAGCCCTGATCACCCGTCCGGCCACGGAAGGTCTGCCTGCAGGTGTGGATTTTGCCACCTTGCTCGGGGTGACCTCTCAGGAAGCCGGGGTGCTCAACCTGCGCCCAGAGGAAATGCAACTGATCAGCACCCTCAAACCCAATGAAATTGTCTTGGGCGAGGTGCTGGCCCGCACCATCGGGGCTTTTCCCGGCGATGAAGTGCGCTTGCTCAACAGCCAGTACAAACGGGGCAGCCTGAAAGTCAAAGGGACCTTTCGCTCTGGGTACATTTTGATCGATCAGGCTTATGCATTCATGCGTCTGGAGGACATCAAAAAACTCAATCCAGACAGCCCAATCAGCTACCGCATCAACCTGAAAGACCCCATGGAAGCCCGGGAAGTGGGCTTTGACCTGATGCGACAATATCAGGCATATGCCCCCCAGCCATGGCAGGACATCAACGCCACGTTGATTGAACAAATGGCCCTGCAAAAACGGGTGATTGGGATTGTGGTGTTCCTGATCGTGATTGTGGCAGCCTTCGGGATCGCCAACATCCTGATCCTCAGTGTCTTCGAGAAAACACAGGAAATCGCCATCCTGCGGGCCATGGGCACCCCGGAGAAATGGATTTTGCAGACCTTCATGCTGGAGGGCCTGATTCTGGGGGTGGGTGGGTTGATCCTCGGGAACATTCTGGGTTTTGGGGTGAGTTACTACTTCAAACTCAATCCGATCCGCTTGCCCGGAGACCTGTATTTCATTTCCAGTCTGCCTGTGCAAATTCAGGCTCTGGATTTCGTGTGGGTCAACATCGTCAGTCTGGCCACCACTTTGCTGGCTGGTTTTGCTGCTGCC
This portion of the Deinococcus misasensis DSM 22328 genome encodes:
- a CDS encoding serine hydrolase domain-containing protein, whose amino-acid sequence is MNLSEVAQRIFEPFKSSTAGNSVAVLWNHQVIYSHVAGWADVQKQVPITPETPFCIGSITKTMVALCIMQLVEGGKIKLDDPVEQHLKSIQIHSPFVNNPIRIRHLLTHTSGLGYFRSLTDLLLPAGALGSLKDAPPLPEYYRKGLTPIYPPEDRWSYCNHAFALLGQLVEDVTGQPFSEVLIQRVLLSAGMQNPAYGRPEKRALPHLQKKQGFKAAPDLDIVVKPAGAVFANLNDMVAYAQSLLVFSPALLKPESFKEVFQRHHQVHPDLMGMGLGFLIENQGGHEVYSHSGGWIGYNSNLFVCPEKGLAVVVMANSASPEVQTLPLKFLQEALGQPEPQETRLPLSSLKFARSYAEQVRGVEKPLVFLSQPGGLKLRFQNGKLLIHTLTGPWRRGVNLKPLGQNVFEIEDPEQPLKCALEVQGNRVTALCLGLNRLQGHF
- a CDS encoding ABC transporter permease; this translates as MRLILTLAFSHLRRRRTQNALTLVGIAVGVMVLVTALSLTNGFTQSLIDATLKTIPHIALVGSKPERNLELEKALEANPKVQAFSAFAADKALITRPATEGLPAGVDFATLLGVTSQEAGVLNLRPEEMQLISTLKPNEIVLGEVLARTIGAFPGDEVRLLNSQYKRGSLKVKGTFRSGYILIDQAYAFMRLEDIKKLNPDSPISYRINLKDPMEAREVGFDLMRQYQAYAPQPWQDINATLIEQMALQKRVIGIVVFLIVIVAAFGIANILILSVFEKTQEIAILRAMGTPEKWILQTFMLEGLILGVGGLILGNILGFGVSYYFKLNPIRLPGDLYFISSLPVQIQALDFVWVNIVSLATTLLAGFAAASKAARIEPAKVIR